In Dromiciops gliroides isolate mDroGli1 chromosome 4, mDroGli1.pri, whole genome shotgun sequence, one DNA window encodes the following:
- the TSTD3 gene encoding thiosulfate sulfurtransferase/rhodanese-like domain-containing protein 3 yields the protein MSPRALLLLRCVARAARGSGVWAAPVRYSLGPGAAPGSAAAWREFRSSEEGHHHFCTAASQDVTYKELKNLLHSKSSLLIDVREPWEVLEYGKIPGFLNIPLDEIDQALQMNSEDFKKKYNQDMPSKSDSLVFSCLAGVRSKKALNTALSLGYESARHYPGGWKEWESYEYPEKKK from the exons ATGTCCCCGAGAGCGCTACTGCTGTTGCGGTGCGTGGCCAGGGCTGCTCGGGGCTCAGGGGTTTGGGCAGCCCCCGTTCGCTATTCTCTGGGGCCAGGGGCAGCCCCCGGGTCAGCGGCCGCCTGGAGGG AGTTCAGATCATCAGAGGAAGGCCACCATCATTTCTGTACTGCTGCTTCTCAGGATGTCACttataaagaactgaaaaatttGCTGCATTCCAAATCCAGTTTGTTGATTGATGTTAGGGAGCCATGGGAAGTTCTAGAATATGGAAAAATTCCAGGGTTCCTCAATATACCAT tgGATGAAATAGATCAAGCTCTACAAATGAATTCAGAAGACTTTAAAAAGAAGTACAATCAAGATATGCCTTCTAAGTCTGACAGCCTGGTGTTTTCTTGTCTAGCAGGAGTGAGAAGCAAGAAAGCTCTAAATACTGCCCTATCATTGGGTTATGAAAG TGCTAGGCACTATCCTGGAGGTTGGAAGGAATGGGAAAGCTATGAATatccagagaagaaaaaatga